One Perca flavescens isolate YP-PL-M2 chromosome 5, PFLA_1.0, whole genome shotgun sequence genomic window, TCTGTACTAAAGCGCTATAGAGTAGAACAAAACCAAAACTCCCACTACTGTACAAGCTTCTTTCTGGTCTTACACCACAACTTAGTGCAGCTTTACTTGTCAGCTGCACTAAAATATAAACTAGATGTGGTGAATCCACTAGACTGGTGGTTATGGCATTGGTGACGACATGAGGCTGATGATGTGCTTCTCGACCTCCGTGGCCATGTCAGTGATGCTCCTCCTGATGTCCAGTGGCAACACATTCTCCTCAGCCGACGGAGGCTCTAAAACATCAAACTGGGAACGCAGCAGCTCTGCTTTCATGTAATGCTCCCTCCGGGCCACCATCCTCTGCTGAATGAGATCGTAGTCCCCATATaggaagagaaaaaagacaTCAGGAGAGGACGGAGGTAGGATATCTTGGTCTGGATCGGAGGAGGAGGCGAGGGCTTTGGAGCCAAAGAGCAGGATCTGTCTGTACAGGCGCTTCAGGGCAGAGCACACCACAAGAGCATCAGAGCATGAAGCCCTTTCTCTGGGATGGgaagacacaaatgcacatagCTAGTGAGGGCAGGAGTGAGTTAGTGATACTGCTGAACTGTATACTGAAATGTTGGAAAATGGTAAAAACTGTGCACTTAAAGGGAACTCTGGTCACAAACAGCTacagagaagaaggagaagggtgaagagagagaaaagaagggaTACAAGGATGAGCTGATAAAGGCTGACTGAGTGTGGAAGAGTTTGAAAAGAAGTCTTTGATGTTGCCGTTGTAGGAAAGAGATGGCGAATTCTCAGCTCTCCCCACCTCTTCTCtacactcactcactcgctCACTTAATCTGTTTATACTCTCCCAAACTCCCCGTCCTCTCTCTTTGGTTTTCATCTCAATTttcaaaacatctttgatatttttgatctttttttttctgacaatttCACGGCCGCCTGTATCCTTACCTCGCTGCTTACTCTCTAAACCCTTCATCTTCTCCATTTCTGTCATTACAAAAGTACGTTGTGTTTTTAGTGCAAAATGTTCATATGAGTGTGCATAATAGTCTGTGTGTACGAAAAGTTAGTTTTTTCTTACCTCTCAATGACTTCATGTAGTTTGAGAAGCCAAGGCAATCTGTCCTGAAGGGACAAACAAcataacatttatattttttgttatagcatgatgtttatttatttcatccGTGTCTACAGCAGCAGTTGTCCtggttaaaaaatgttttgcagtaGGTGAATCCAATAACATATACTACTTTCAGCATATCACTGGCCATCAGAGAGGCAAGCTGTGCATTTCAGAACATCACAGGAAACATGGGGTGAGCTGAGCCTGCAATGGTGAAGCCAGACTGCGTCATTAAACTGAAGGTTGTTTCATAAATTCACCAAAAATATTTCTAAACTATGTAGAGACATTGCTCCTCTAAAAGTACAACATTCAGATatgaaaaacataaataattaaGTAAAATACTAACTACACTCACAGTTGCAGTCAGCTCAGCTGTCAATTTTCTGTTTAATGGACAGAAAATTAAGTCAAAGAGTCTTTAAAATAACCAATCATGGAATCAAACAGAGATCTGGCAGACAGACTTGACAGCACAAACACATCTTTGATTACAATAAGAAATAGAAACAGTCCTAGTTTGGTTACAACTGATCTGGAGTCACATTTTTATGTTCACACTGAAGAGCTGAACTTGAATGAGAGAAATCACATTCTCTCATGTCCCGTTCGGTTATGCCAACCTCAACCTGCCAACTCTAATACTGGCATGAAAGACAAATGTTTTGCCTGACAGTAATCCCAAATTTACATTCATTCGCAAACTGCCAACTgttgagtatttttttaaacatgccaAAGCATTGGACAGAGCAGGTCCCGGGGTAATTCTCTCTGCCGTTGAAAACAGATTTCTGAGTAGGAGGTTATTATAAGCCACCAAACACCGCTACCAGCAAACTGCTGCCAAACGTTGGCTGGGGTTGCTCTGCCTGTAGGCTTGTGAATTCAATGTTGGCAGATAGCCAGTCAATTGTTTGGAGAGCTACCTTTCTTTTGAAAGTCATCATggacaagaaaaaaagataaatgttGGACAAACAGGAAATAATTCCCTAAACTGAATTTAAGGAATGTGGGCTGCGATGAAAAGCTCAGTTTCCCTCCCTGCTGCTTTCACTGTCTGCTCTAGTGAAGCTTGCTCCAGCCACTTGTTGAGTTCTCTGTATCTGCAAGTCTGAGAGAATGATTTACTCATGACTGACATCCAAATTGAGCTGacaggaccacacacacacacacacacacacacacacacacagtaggctACCTGGTCTGTGAGTGGCTCACCACGAGCCATCTTCTCAATGTTCCCCTGTGGGTGGAAGTTATCCCCTTCGTGCAGGGGCCAGCCCagctgatacacacacatatatgcagtGTTAAG contains:
- the LOC114555593 gene encoding probable gluconokinase — its product is MIYIIMGVSGCGKSTLGAFLSKKLGWPLHEGDNFHPQGNIEKMARGEPLTDQDRLPWLLKLHEVIERERASCSDALVVCSALKRLYRQILLFGSKALASSSDPDQDILPPSSPDVFFLFLYGDYDLIQQRMVARREHYMKAELLRSQFDVLEPPSAEENVLPLDIRRSITDMATEVEKHIISLMSSPMP